In a genomic window of Halalkalibacillus sediminis:
- a CDS encoding anthranilate synthase component II: MILMIDHYDSFTYNLVDYFYQLGQEVEVHHFDEINLEQIHRMNPDAIILSPGPGHPEDIPQSMEIVDSFKGSVPILGICLGFQIIVHSFGGKVVEAKQPMHGKVSYIEHDQQTLFEQLPQPLPVTRYHSLIAETETLPESLTITSKTEEGVVMSVRASDYHIEGVQFHPEAILTEDGLGILKNFLSTYLKKSGEVIG, translated from the coding sequence ATGATTTTGATGATCGATCATTATGATTCATTTACATATAATTTAGTGGATTATTTTTATCAGCTTGGGCAAGAGGTGGAAGTGCACCATTTTGATGAAATCAATTTGGAACAGATCCACCGGATGAATCCGGACGCAATTATTCTATCTCCTGGGCCGGGCCACCCTGAGGATATTCCTCAGAGCATGGAAATCGTAGATTCGTTTAAAGGGAGCGTTCCTATATTGGGGATTTGTTTAGGATTTCAAATCATTGTCCATTCCTTTGGAGGAAAGGTAGTTGAAGCGAAGCAACCAATGCATGGAAAAGTGAGCTATATCGAACATGATCAACAGACGCTTTTCGAACAACTTCCTCAACCATTGCCAGTGACACGTTACCATTCATTAATAGCTGAAACTGAAACTCTTCCTGAGTCATTGACTATAACTTCTAAAACGGAAGAAGGAGTTGTGATGAGTGTTAGAGCCAGTGACTATCACATAGAAGGTGTTCAATTTCATCCGGAAGCAATCTTGACCGAAGATGGTTTGGGGATTTTGAAAAATTTTCTGTCCACCTATTTGAAAAAGTCAGGGGAGGTGATTGGGTGA
- a CDS encoding flavin reductase family protein produces MRKPTDRTVMHSYPGMVAIVTANYNGENNVMAAGWHSYISFEPPIYGVAIGRERHTYELIKQSGEFGIHFLPYEHAEFIQQTGVYTGKDTNKFLLGNMEYEKGMTIDAPILKDAYVAYECKVIDVNSYGDHDWFVGDITKFYRDETKFMENGLPDDEALKIPLYLGRSEYTTTSKRETFDVRKK; encoded by the coding sequence TTGAGAAAACCTACGGATCGTACTGTAATGCATAGTTACCCGGGGATGGTGGCGATCGTAACTGCCAATTATAATGGAGAAAATAATGTAATGGCTGCTGGTTGGCATTCCTACATATCGTTTGAACCTCCGATTTATGGTGTTGCCATCGGAAGGGAAAGGCATACATATGAGTTGATTAAACAATCTGGAGAATTCGGCATTCACTTTTTGCCATACGAGCATGCTGAGTTTATTCAACAAACAGGTGTATATACGGGAAAAGACACGAATAAATTCTTGTTAGGAAACATGGAATATGAAAAAGGAATGACGATCGACGCTCCTATTTTGAAGGATGCTTACGTGGCTTATGAGTGTAAAGTGATTGATGTAAATTCATACGGGGACCATGATTGGTTCGTGGGGGACATTACAAAGTTTTATCGCGATGAAACCAAGTTCATGGAAAACGGTTTACCGGATGATGAGGCGTTGAAGATTCCTTTGTACCTTGGTCGTTCTGAATACACAACGACTTCAAAGCGCGAGACGTTCGATGTCCGAAAGAAGTAA
- the kynU gene encoding kynureninase, translating to MFDSTEKFAKQMDEKDPMKGFKKEFYIKENQIYLDGNSLGLMSKNAEKTLQEVMDSWKDYGIDGWTQGKHPWFYLSENLGEKVAPLVGAKSEEVVVTGSTTTNLHQLVTTFYKPEGKRTKILADELNFPSDIYALQSQLQLHGYDHEEHLVRVKSRDGRTLDEDDLIQAMNDEIALIVLPTVLYRSGQLLNIEKLTKAAHERNIPIGFDGCHSVGAIPHDFHNQGVDFAYWCHYKYVNSGPGGVAGLFVHEKHFGKTPGLSGWFGSDKSKQFDMEHTFSPAYEAGAYQIGTPHVFSVAPLIGSLQLFEQAGIETIREKSLQATQYLMDLLNELLSDHGFTIGNPVEDERRGGHVSLEHPEAASICKALKAHDIIPDFRSPNVIRLAPVAFYVTYQDIHQTVMTLKKIMDEELYKNYKNERDVIA from the coding sequence ATGTTCGATTCAACTGAAAAATTTGCGAAACAAATGGACGAAAAGGATCCAATGAAAGGTTTCAAAAAAGAATTTTACATAAAAGAAAATCAGATATATTTGGATGGAAACTCTCTCGGCTTAATGAGCAAGAATGCCGAGAAGACTCTTCAGGAAGTAATGGATTCATGGAAAGATTACGGAATCGACGGATGGACTCAAGGCAAACACCCTTGGTTCTACCTATCAGAAAACCTTGGTGAAAAAGTAGCTCCTCTTGTCGGGGCAAAATCAGAAGAAGTGGTTGTTACAGGTTCCACCACGACTAACCTCCATCAATTAGTGACTACTTTCTATAAGCCTGAAGGAAAGCGTACGAAGATTTTAGCAGATGAACTGAATTTCCCTTCAGATATCTATGCTTTACAAAGCCAACTTCAATTGCACGGATATGATCATGAAGAACATTTAGTACGGGTGAAGAGTCGTGATGGAAGGACTCTTGATGAAGATGATCTTATTCAAGCGATGAATGATGAAATCGCACTGATCGTCTTACCTACCGTACTATATAGAAGTGGACAATTACTGAATATTGAAAAGCTGACCAAAGCAGCTCACGAAAGGAATATCCCGATCGGTTTCGATGGCTGTCATTCCGTAGGAGCTATCCCTCATGACTTCCATAACCAAGGGGTCGATTTCGCTTACTGGTGCCATTACAAATATGTGAACAGTGGGCCTGGGGGAGTTGCAGGATTATTTGTACATGAAAAACATTTTGGAAAAACTCCTGGTCTATCAGGGTGGTTCGGATCAGATAAATCCAAGCAATTCGATATGGAGCATACATTTTCCCCAGCTTATGAGGCAGGTGCTTATCAAATCGGGACACCTCACGTGTTCAGTGTGGCCCCTCTTATCGGGTCGCTCCAACTATTTGAACAAGCGGGCATTGAAACGATTCGAGAGAAATCGCTTCAAGCCACTCAATACTTGATGGATCTCCTCAATGAGCTATTGAGCGACCATGGATTTACAATCGGCAATCCAGTTGAGGACGAACGCAGAGGTGGTCATGTCAGTTTAGAACATCCTGAAGCAGCTAGTATCTGTAAAGCCCTAAAAGCTCACGATATCATACCAGACTTCAGATCTCCCAACGTCATAAGGCTCGCTCCAGTTGCTTTTTATGTAACTTATCAGGACATTCATCAAACGGTTATGACGTTGAAAAAAATTATGGATGAAGAATTGTATAAAAACTATAAAAATGAACGCGATGTCATCGCGTAG